One window of Candidatus Mycobacterium wuenschmannii genomic DNA carries:
- a CDS encoding SRPBCC family protein has protein sequence MTVHVVDAGPRRICRSVEVAAPAEELYAMAADPRRHHELDGSGTVRTNISMPSNLVVGSKFSTRMKVLGVPYRITSTVTALTPNELFEWRHPVGHHWRWQFESLSPTTTRVTETFDYHDAGPIKNAIGYYHLIGATKFNVTGIEKTLAKLEDRYASH, from the coding sequence ATGACCGTTCATGTCGTCGATGCCGGCCCACGCCGCATCTGCCGTTCAGTCGAGGTGGCCGCACCTGCCGAGGAGCTCTACGCGATGGCGGCAGATCCTCGCCGGCATCACGAACTCGACGGGTCGGGCACCGTCCGAACCAACATTTCGATGCCGTCGAACCTTGTTGTCGGATCCAAGTTTTCGACGCGCATGAAGGTGCTGGGCGTGCCCTACCGCATCACCAGCACGGTCACCGCGCTCACGCCGAACGAGTTGTTCGAGTGGCGTCATCCGGTCGGGCATCACTGGCGCTGGCAGTTCGAGTCGCTCTCGCCGACGACGACACGGGTCACCGAAACGTTCGACTATCACGATGCCGGCCCGATCAAGAATGCGATCGGCTATTACCACCTGATCGGTGCGACGAAATTCAACGTCACCGGCATCGAGAAGACGCTGGCCAAACTGGAGGATCGGTATGCCAGTCACTAG
- a CDS encoding DUF4333 domain-containing protein, which produces MNRPPSGPPGEPPPGTPWHLRRPGPDDRTGVARPRPRPAPPPPPGNPPQRPPEIPWYLQRPDRPPPPPPAAHIEPPKPAVAAPRDATTDLKKFLPWLFLAVAGVAAMIAATVLVSTMTHLARIGGAVLDVTKVQAGVLQTLSDPASGYGANTVSNVSCNGGRNPSARQGTTFSCDATVNGVPRHVAVLVSDDHGTYEIDSPR; this is translated from the coding sequence GTGAACCGGCCGCCGTCAGGACCCCCGGGCGAACCGCCACCGGGCACACCCTGGCATCTGCGCCGACCCGGCCCCGACGACCGCACAGGCGTCGCCAGACCTCGTCCGCGGCCCGCCCCGCCACCACCGCCCGGCAATCCCCCGCAACGGCCACCGGAGATCCCGTGGTACCTGCAGCGGCCAGATCGCCCGCCGCCACCGCCGCCCGCCGCGCACATCGAGCCGCCCAAGCCCGCCGTCGCCGCACCACGCGACGCCACAACGGATCTCAAGAAGTTCCTGCCGTGGCTGTTCTTGGCGGTGGCCGGGGTGGCCGCAATGATCGCCGCGACGGTGTTGGTCAGCACCATGACGCACTTGGCTCGCATCGGCGGTGCGGTCTTGGATGTGACCAAGGTGCAGGCCGGCGTGCTCCAGACGCTGTCGGACCCGGCCAGCGGCTACGGGGCGAACACGGTCTCCAACGTCAGCTGCAACGGCGGCCGCAACCCCAGCGCGCGGCAGGGGACGACATTCTCCTGCGACGCCACCGTCAACGGCGTCCCCCGTCATGTCGCAGTGCTTGTCTCCGACGACCACGGCACGTATGAAATCGACAGTCCCAGATAG
- a CDS encoding neutral zinc metallopeptidase: protein MQHCPHRDAARPSRLRTAVAVLLAAICLVPATAGCSPTVLAGRPASMLYDPDRVGGLPASGGFSGRRPDAGPPRGSVEGSNGSDDDRLALLAVNDIQDFWTATYPQFFSGQYRPIAKVRSYDSNTRGSIAACGQRNGYKSVNASYCRTDDSIAWDRGVLVPMTRKYFGDISVAGTLAHEFGHAVQTRAHSVHTLTRTLVKEQQADCFAGVYLRWVAQGHSTRFAMNTTDGLDHVLAGGITLRDPTDEPENARDAHGSALDRVAAFQEGFNGDPAVCAAIDRDEIARRHVGLPAALQTYSADESPAGEMSITENSLGLLMETLTAIFHPAKAPALTVGGSGDCAQTRPSPPASYCPATNTVNVDLAGLREIGTYADNETRQLLQGDDTAFSVVTSRYMLAVQQEQGVGLTGERAALRTACLTGVAQRAMAEPVAVPSGNNLTLNAGDLDEAISGLLTNHLVASDTNGDSVPAGFTRITAFRSGLVGDAAQCYRNFP from the coding sequence ATGCAGCACTGCCCGCACCGGGATGCGGCGCGGCCGTCGCGCCTCCGCACCGCCGTCGCCGTCCTGCTGGCGGCGATCTGTCTGGTCCCCGCGACTGCGGGATGCTCGCCCACCGTGCTGGCCGGTCGTCCGGCATCGATGCTGTACGACCCGGACCGAGTCGGCGGCCTGCCCGCCAGCGGGGGATTCAGCGGCCGCCGGCCGGATGCCGGGCCACCCCGCGGCAGCGTCGAGGGCTCCAACGGCAGCGACGACGATCGGCTGGCGTTGTTGGCCGTCAACGACATTCAAGATTTCTGGACCGCCACCTACCCGCAATTCTTTTCCGGGCAGTATCGTCCCATCGCGAAAGTCAGGTCCTACGACTCGAACACGCGGGGCAGCATCGCGGCCTGCGGTCAGCGCAACGGCTACAAGTCGGTCAACGCGTCGTACTGTCGCACCGACGACTCGATCGCCTGGGACCGGGGTGTGCTGGTTCCCATGACGCGCAAGTACTTTGGTGACATCTCCGTCGCCGGGACACTGGCCCACGAGTTCGGTCATGCCGTGCAGACCCGAGCTCATAGCGTGCACACGTTGACCCGCACCCTGGTCAAGGAGCAGCAGGCCGACTGCTTCGCCGGCGTCTACCTGCGCTGGGTTGCCCAGGGCCATTCGACGCGGTTCGCGATGAACACCACCGACGGTCTCGACCACGTGCTCGCCGGGGGAATCACGCTGCGAGACCCCACGGACGAACCCGAAAACGCCCGCGACGCACACGGTTCCGCGCTTGACCGGGTCGCGGCCTTTCAGGAAGGGTTCAATGGCGACCCGGCCGTCTGCGCCGCCATCGACCGCGACGAGATCGCGCGCCGGCACGTCGGCCTTCCGGCGGCTCTGCAGACGTACTCGGCCGACGAGTCGCCCGCCGGCGAAATGTCGATCACCGAAAACTCTTTGGGCTTGCTGATGGAAACCCTCACGGCGATCTTTCACCCCGCTAAGGCTCCGGCCTTGACTGTCGGCGGCTCCGGCGACTGCGCCCAGACACGGCCGAGCCCGCCCGCGTCCTACTGCCCCGCCACCAACACCGTCAACGTCGATCTCGCGGGTCTGCGCGAGATCGGCACCTACGCGGACAACGAGACGCGGCAACTCTTGCAGGGCGACGACACCGCCTTCTCCGTCGTCACCTCGCGGTACATGCTGGCCGTGCAGCAAGAGCAAGGCGTCGGGTTGACGGGTGAGCGCGCCGCCCTTCGCACCGCATGCCTCACCGGCGTCGCGCAGCGAGCCATGGCCGAGCCCGTCGCGGTTCCGTCCGGCAACAACCTCACCCTCAACGCCGGCGACCTGGACGAAGCTATATCCGGTCTGCTCACGAATCATCTCGTCGCCAGCGACACCAACGGCGACAGCGTCCCGGCAGGCTTCACCCGTATCACGGCGTTCCGCTCGGGTCTGGTCGGCGACGCCGCGCAGTGCTATCGGAACTTCCCGTGA
- a CDS encoding YoaK family protein: MSPNSVNRERSLLVVRQIVLSYSALLALTAGFVNAVAILIFALPVGNLTGVTTQLGMKAGNPLLYEGHVLAAVMIGFFLGAVLAGSVLPVKHSHVSSRSALVLCIEAVLLLVAAAGVEETYIREAITASGVELPAVQALLAAAALGLQNGLTSSFRDMAVRTTHFTGTITDLGLIVGRSRRHGVDRWKALTLGLTLVLFLVGGAAGIVAGSRYGGYALAAPAAACIAMAGAAMLRHRMSLSRLRREAARV; this comes from the coding sequence ATGTCACCGAACAGCGTGAACCGCGAGCGCAGCCTGCTCGTCGTGCGTCAGATCGTCCTCAGCTACAGCGCGTTGCTGGCGCTCACCGCCGGGTTCGTCAACGCCGTCGCGATCCTGATCTTCGCCCTGCCGGTCGGCAACCTCACCGGAGTCACCACGCAACTCGGGATGAAGGCGGGCAACCCGCTGCTGTACGAGGGCCACGTGCTCGCGGCCGTGATGATCGGTTTCTTCCTCGGTGCGGTGTTGGCCGGTTCCGTGCTGCCGGTGAAGCACTCCCACGTGAGCTCGCGCTCGGCGCTAGTGCTGTGCATCGAGGCCGTGTTGTTGCTCGTCGCCGCCGCGGGAGTCGAGGAGACCTACATCAGGGAGGCGATCACGGCGTCCGGCGTCGAGCTCCCCGCGGTGCAAGCCCTGTTGGCCGCCGCCGCGCTCGGGCTACAAAATGGGCTGACGTCGAGCTTCCGCGACATGGCCGTGCGCACAACGCATTTCACCGGGACCATCACCGACCTGGGTCTGATCGTCGGGCGTAGCCGCCGGCACGGGGTCGATCGGTGGAAGGCGTTGACGCTGGGCCTCACTCTCGTCCTCTTCCTGGTCGGCGGTGCCGCCGGAATCGTCGCGGGCTCCCGGTACGGGGGTTACGCGCTCGCGGCGCCCGCGGCCGCCTGCATAGCGATGGCGGGCGCTGCGATGCTGCGGCATCGCATGTCGTTGAGTCGCCTGCGGCGCGAGGCGGCGCGGGTCTAG
- a CDS encoding AAA family ATPase has product MRQPEPDATRDFLTRASSGPAGMVISGEAGIGKTTLLWKVAEEAVAQNFRVLSTCASPNEVRYAYAAVTDVLREVDPDVYADLPTVQRTALERVLLHECEGQPTDERIVATAFLSVVQQPRLAAPVLVTIDDAQWLDASSQAVFAFAARRLTGPVGIMAAVRTEAGAAADTLPWLQLSRLDSVTRLTLRPLSFGGVHALILQRLGHTLPRPVITRIHEISGGNPFFALELARSVADQPEPNVVDLPESLTSLVAQRIGRPDDEIRSVLLAASCAAPPTVERVSAITNLTADRVVEIIESPHATTVVELRGNTIQFCHPLFAHGIYTGVSPARRREMHRRLAAVVDTPELKARHLALSATTSTPDLLAALDDAARATLAQGAPAVAAELTELAIKLGGDTPIRRLRAAEQHFRAGALKQAQTHLQAALDVLPPTGALRCSALIVLAAGLVHDESMAGAVDALTEAIGAADEPTMKLYARLLLIPALNQAGRMKDCVEHARIAIAEADQLGIDGLRSQALAIWALVSFMYGLGVDDAALTNALNLEDPNARTTVTLRACAVAALLASWTGRLESAQEQMGEVRKAVLQNGTEIDILWATVEASRIEMWLGRYDSAVALNQDAIQRAEQIGGRHVMSGLWGLQAEIASHTGDAFLTRTAAHAGIDAARETGALYLVRPGATALGFLEVSLGNHAAALATLQPLIDEFDPRHDTEIAMAGWIPDAVEALSALGRADDAEPLVAALEHSGAQYDRPWMLAIGARGRCQLHTVRGDLDAAEAAAERAIRHHERLPMPFETARTQLLLGQLQRRRRRRQVAEPNLRTALLTFERLGTPIWAERARAELARLARPVDGAVGLTAAEQRIAERAAAGLSNKQIAAELFLAPKTVESNLSSVYRKLGIRSRTALAAALQPPTV; this is encoded by the coding sequence ATGCGCCAGCCAGAGCCCGACGCGACACGCGACTTTCTGACCCGTGCGTCGTCCGGGCCGGCCGGGATGGTCATCTCCGGCGAGGCCGGCATCGGCAAGACGACCCTGCTCTGGAAGGTCGCCGAAGAGGCTGTGGCCCAGAACTTTCGGGTCCTGTCGACCTGTGCCTCGCCGAACGAGGTTCGCTACGCCTACGCGGCGGTGACTGACGTGCTGCGCGAGGTCGATCCGGACGTCTACGCCGACCTGCCGACGGTGCAGCGAACCGCGCTCGAGCGGGTGCTGCTTCACGAGTGTGAGGGCCAACCGACCGACGAGCGCATTGTCGCGACGGCGTTCCTATCGGTCGTGCAGCAGCCCCGTCTCGCCGCGCCAGTGCTGGTGACCATCGACGACGCACAGTGGCTCGACGCCTCCAGCCAGGCGGTGTTCGCATTCGCGGCGCGTCGGCTGACCGGTCCAGTCGGCATCATGGCCGCGGTCCGTACCGAGGCCGGCGCGGCAGCCGACACGCTCCCGTGGCTACAACTCTCCCGGCTAGATTCGGTGACCCGTCTCACGCTGCGTCCGCTGAGTTTCGGCGGCGTCCACGCATTGATCCTCCAGCGGTTGGGCCACACCCTGCCCCGGCCCGTCATCACCCGCATCCACGAAATATCCGGTGGTAATCCATTTTTCGCGCTCGAGCTGGCCCGATCGGTCGCCGACCAACCGGAGCCGAATGTCGTCGACCTCCCCGAATCCCTGACATCGCTGGTGGCCCAGCGCATCGGCCGGCCCGACGACGAGATCCGCTCAGTACTGCTGGCCGCCTCATGCGCGGCTCCGCCGACCGTCGAACGGGTCAGCGCTATCACCAACCTCACTGCTGACCGTGTTGTCGAGATCATCGAATCTCCCCATGCGACAACGGTTGTCGAGCTGAGGGGCAACACCATCCAGTTCTGCCACCCGCTGTTCGCCCACGGCATCTACACCGGTGTCAGCCCGGCGCGGCGCCGGGAGATGCATCGTCGTCTGGCGGCGGTCGTCGACACTCCAGAGCTCAAAGCGCGGCATCTCGCACTGTCCGCCACCACCAGCACTCCGGATCTGCTCGCGGCGCTCGACGACGCCGCCCGAGCCACCCTGGCCCAAGGCGCTCCGGCCGTGGCGGCCGAATTGACCGAGCTCGCAATAAAACTGGGCGGCGATACACCTATTCGCCGCCTGCGCGCCGCCGAACAGCACTTCCGCGCCGGGGCGCTGAAACAGGCCCAGACACACTTGCAGGCGGCCCTCGACGTGCTGCCGCCCACCGGCGCCCTCCGATGCAGTGCCCTGATCGTGCTTGCCGCGGGGTTGGTCCACGACGAAAGCATGGCCGGGGCGGTCGATGCACTCACCGAGGCGATCGGCGCCGCGGACGAACCCACGATGAAGCTGTACGCCCGGCTGCTTCTGATCCCGGCGCTGAATCAGGCCGGGCGCATGAAGGACTGCGTCGAGCACGCCCGAATCGCCATCGCCGAAGCAGACCAGCTTGGCATCGACGGCCTGCGCAGCCAGGCTTTGGCGATCTGGGCCCTGGTCAGTTTCATGTACGGCCTCGGCGTCGATGACGCCGCCCTGACCAATGCCCTCAACCTGGAGGACCCCAACGCCCGTACGACAGTGACCTTGCGGGCCTGCGCCGTCGCCGCGCTGCTCGCCAGTTGGACCGGTCGACTCGAGTCCGCGCAAGAACAGATGGGCGAAGTACGAAAGGCAGTGCTGCAGAACGGAACCGAGATCGACATCTTGTGGGCAACGGTCGAAGCATCGCGGATCGAGATGTGGCTGGGTCGTTACGACTCCGCCGTCGCACTCAACCAGGATGCCATCCAACGCGCCGAACAGATCGGCGGCCGGCACGTCATGTCCGGCCTGTGGGGGCTGCAGGCCGAGATCGCCTCCCACACCGGGGACGCATTCCTGACGCGCACCGCGGCCCACGCCGGTATCGACGCCGCCCGGGAGACCGGCGCCCTCTACCTCGTCCGCCCGGGTGCCACCGCGCTGGGGTTTCTCGAGGTTTCGCTCGGCAACCACGCAGCAGCCCTTGCGACGCTCCAACCCCTGATCGACGAGTTCGACCCACGGCACGACACCGAAATCGCCATGGCTGGTTGGATTCCCGACGCGGTCGAGGCCCTGAGCGCACTCGGGCGCGCCGATGATGCCGAGCCGCTCGTTGCCGCGCTCGAACACAGCGGCGCCCAGTACGACAGGCCCTGGATGCTGGCCATCGGGGCCCGCGGTCGCTGCCAATTGCACACCGTGCGAGGCGATCTCGACGCGGCAGAGGCCGCCGCCGAGCGAGCGATCCGGCACCACGAACGCCTCCCCATGCCCTTCGAGACGGCCCGGACCCAACTGCTGCTGGGACAGTTGCAGCGCCGACGACGCCGCAGACAGGTCGCCGAACCCAACCTGCGCACCGCCCTGCTCACCTTCGAACGCCTCGGCACCCCGATATGGGCGGAACGCGCCCGCGCCGAACTCGCCCGCCTGGCACGTCCCGTCGACGGCGCCGTGGGGCTCACCGCGGCCGAGCAACGCATCGCCGAGCGCGCCGCCGCCGGATTGTCGAACAAGCAGATCGCCGCCGAACTCTTCCTCGCACCCAAGACCGTCGAGAGCAACCTGAGCAGCGTGTACCGAAAGCTCGGCATCCGATCGCGAACCGCGCTCGCCGCCGCGCTCCAGCCACCGACGGTGTGA
- a CDS encoding cellulose-binding domain-containing protein: MGTVGNRVKRWRTALHVALSATLVTTAGLASVPVARAAAAAATLSVSSTWQTGFIAHFTVTNSSSVPMSDWRLEFDMPSGESVSHAWSSTVTQSGTHFVVSPVSWNRIIPPGGSATGGMRGVLSGTYSPPVNCQLNRQYRCS, encoded by the coding sequence ATGGGCACAGTCGGCAATCGGGTGAAGCGCTGGCGCACAGCGCTTCATGTGGCGCTGTCCGCAACGCTGGTGACCACCGCCGGGCTCGCCTCCGTTCCCGTTGCTCGTGCGGCGGCGGCCGCCGCGACCCTGTCGGTGTCGTCGACCTGGCAGACGGGCTTCATCGCCCATTTCACCGTCACCAACTCGAGCTCGGTGCCGATGTCGGATTGGCGGCTCGAATTCGACATGCCGTCCGGTGAGTCCGTCTCGCACGCGTGGAGTAGCACGGTCACCCAGTCCGGTACGCACTTCGTGGTGAGCCCGGTGAGCTGGAATCGCATCATCCCGCCCGGTGGGTCGGCGACCGGTGGCATGCGAGGTGTCTTGTCCGGCACGTATTCGCCGCCGGTGAATTGTCAGCTCAACCGGCAGTACCGCTGCTCGTAG